Below is a window of Garra rufa chromosome 24, GarRuf1.0, whole genome shotgun sequence DNA.
aaaaatctgactatCCTGACACGCCATTTCCTCATTAGACTCGCCTTAAAGAATTACGTCTATAATGATTTCATAGCCTAATTAAagattttgctttcggtttcggttCATCATTGTGAAACGCTCCTGTTAAAGACCAAGACGGCAGAAGCGCATcctgtgtgttttctttttttatattataaactcacaaagttttgttgatattgtgagtgtacacaaataaacgtagacccCTCACAGCTCCGAATcatatattactcttacctttattaGCAAAAATTATGCCATATTTTAAGTTGTTTCCAGTGCAACAAGTGATCGCTGGTGCCTTGATTGGATAAGGGTCAACACAGCGCACATTTATATAggttaaacatttaaactaacatatataatatgcttgaactgtttaatATCTAAAGATTTTATTTCAGGCAAGCCGTGGTCATTTGAgaagctaaattgatcaaacataggCTATGAACTACTCGCTGGtcgttttaaaaatcaaaaacttacatTAAAAGAACAAAAACTGCTCCAAACGCtcttctaaattaacttaatataataacgaaacgaaatataatcactttgccattgcatacaaaactgaactatttatgTATGCTTCGCGGTGCGGCTGCGCTTGTGAGTGCGCGAAGTCGCCGCAACTCATGTGAAGAGGGGGAGGGGTTGAGAGCGTATTCTACAGTAGcctatacattatacaagtttattAAACTTacttttaatattgttgttgtcaACGTCcgtattaatttataaaataaaataataattctaaaaaaCTCCACTCTTTCTGGTTGGGGTGGCCAATGGGGTGGCCAGTGTAATTTTAAGGGTGTAATTTCACCCCTGGCCACCCCTTGGAGGCGCCACtgaccctcaaaggttttctggtccAATACACTtcaaactaaggaataaggctgccagctgtgtctctttTGTAGGAGCTCTGTTGACCttgccatatttgctactcaacttcagcacatgcatggcctaaatgtatgtatgtgtcacagcccaagctaattctgttttttaatagagtttctaaaggcttaaagTAAGTGAATTAAagcagcaatgttgaataggggctAAATAATTATGAcacagctgtgttattaaaaaatcctataactcaaaaacagtacattatatattgacatcaTTAATTTTATGCAAGTAAACTGTTGTAGatacaatttttataaagtcctggatcttcagaaaagcaaAGTATTTGTAAAAACTGCAgtttctggggggttgaataatttcgattgcaactgtaacttcgattgtattcgtctgaaagaagaaagttataaactcccaggatggcttgagggtaactcatggggtaattttcatttttaggtgaactattcctttaaaggaacGCCACTTTCTCGTGAACGCACATATGACAGTTACAAAAAAAACTGTCTTTAtactttataaagttttaaatatgtatatttttcttacacaaatgcaccaattcacttcagaaggtcttTCTTAACCCACAGAGCCATATGGAGAACTTTTTTATgagggatggatgcactttattggacttcaaaatctcaacagccattcactgcaatTATAAACCTTCGAAAAGccaggatttttaaaaaaatataactccaattgtagtcatctgaaagaagaaagtcatacacctaTGTAtgatggcttaagggtgagtaaatcatgaagtaattttcatttttaggtgaacggTCCCTTTAAATTACTACTCCGGTTTACTCGTGATGCACAACAGCACCTGCTTATTATGTTAAACTGAAGACAGAGCGACTGAGTGTGTGTCTGGTCACAGGACTTTCATTAAGCCGCCAGTCATTCCCGTCTTATTGAAAGTGACTCACAAATGCATATCAACAAGCACTGGGTACAACTATAAATCTAAAACCACGAACAAAACCACTAGCGTAAACACAAGCTCTCCAGCACTGTATAGTCAGTGCACTGAATCGTGATAGAAGATTCTAGTTCCACAGAACAATCCCAAATACAAGAACATGAAAAATAAACACACTGTATCTTAGGATCTATTACTCATCCTCACTTGAACTCAACTTCCTGTCCCTTGAGAAAAAAATATACAATTGCACATAGACCACAAGCTCGGTTTCCTCTTTCCTCAAGACCACGCACATGCTTGGTCATATTActatttaacttttaaaatagTTCAAAAGAAGCACTTCTCTAAGGATTGACCATAAAATGGTTCTCATATATACAACTAATGGTTTGACATGCATTGCAAAGGGGTTTCAAAGTGTGAAGATGCACGTGAACCACAATGAGAGCACGCGACACCACCAATGTCAACCCAAAGACAGCTTTGCTCATGTGACCAGCATGCAAAAGTGGTAACTCATCTCGTACAGCCCCCAGTGTTTAAGAGGAGGAAGGTTGATGTCGCTGCAGGGGAAAAGGCAGTTTAGCAACTCGTGTAGCTTGGCAACACTTTTATCAATGTAACGTACAGCAGATATGACATGTAGATTAGGCGTCTCCTCCTTTATAACATTAGCATTATCACCTGACAGCTTTGTTGTAATCAATAGACCTGTCATATCTCATGATCCATGGCTCGAGTACTCAGAAACCACACCCGTGGGTCAAGGAACGCGCTGTAGTACACAGTTACGATCTCTTTACCAATACATACACACTCTATCTAAATGTGTAGTTGTTGTCAGGAGTGGAAGTTTGCCTCATTATGGTACAAAGGGTAAAATAGCAACGATTTACAATGCGAAACACATGCACAAGTCGCACACCTTCCCACTAAGTCAACCGGGCACTCCCATTCCATCCCGGGATCCTTGAAGGGATCCTACTGATATGGCAAGAAACAAAATTACCTCACACACTTTACAGGACTATGCAATACAGTGTGATCAGAGTCTATAATGATTATAATATAAGCCATGTTTATGTAAAGGTACAAGTACCAGACCTAAACAAGATTTTGAAGCTTATTTATCACACACTTTCAGATAAATAAGAAATTATtctattaataaatgaataaataaatatgtaatgaCTTAATAAATAGACtgacaaatagatagatagatatccaatgacttaataaataaataaaaatacaatgactttatatataaatatgcagTAACTTTATAAATATGCAACGGCttaattaaaaatgtacttaactaaaTAAGTAGATAAATatgcaattaaaaaattaaaatatgacttAATAAATACACAATTAAACAAGTTTCCAATGACTTATTAAATAAAATAGCCAatgacttaataaataaataaataaatacatgatgacttaataaatgaatacataaatatgCAGTGACTTAATAAATACACAGTGActtaataaatagataaataaatatgcaatgactaaatgaataaataaataaatatgcaatgacgtaattaaataaatatgcaatgacttgataaataaaaatgcattgacttaattaaataaataaataaatatgcaacaACTTAATCaataaatttataatttaaaaatatgcaataacttaataaataaaaaatgcaatgacttaataaataaaaaaatgcaatgacttaaataaatgaaaatgtgacaacttagtaaatataaataaataaataaataaataaatatgcaatgaCTTAAATAAATAGAAGAATATGCAatgactttaaataaataaataaatatgcaatgacgtaattaaataaatatgcaatgACTTAATATAATATGCAatgacttaataaataaatatgcaatgacgtaattaaataaatatgtaatgaCTTAATATAATATGCAATGACTTCATAAATAATTAAAACGCAATGACttaataaatatctaaataaatatgcaaagacttaataaataaatacgcaaaataactttaaataaatatgtgtatgtatatgtgaaTGTATATGTGTGTGCCAATTCTACATTGGAATCTATATAGCTCAATGAACCACACTTAACATCCACAGAACCTTTCCATTCTACAAAGGGATCTTTATAGTGGAAATCCTCCATTTTTGTATCATTCATTTTTTTTACGAGAAAAGGTCCAAATGATGCTACGTGGAGCAAAAAGTCACATTTAGTTCCCAGAAATGAGATTCTAAGCAAAATATTAACATACAATGAAGTACACACAGCTTAACTCTTGTTTGTTGAGTATTTATCTTAACCCCGTCAGTTGTAGTAGCTATTGTAACTAAGAATCAGTTCTAGTCTCCGAAGTTGTCCTGCAGGTACAGCAGGTTGTTTGCCTTACAAAATCAGTGGGTGTGGGCAATCGAAACATAACTGCATTATTTGGAAGGTGTCACACTCAAGTTCTTAGCTAATCTAATCACATTAAATCCCAAAGTGTCTCTAACATAGACTGATCTGATGCGATGCAGTCCACAAGCATTATATGGCTGTCACCTTCTGTTGCCATGCGTTTCAAACCTGTCACTTTTACTGCATAGAGGTCCGGCAGTGTATGCAGCCAACATGTCATTACTTTTCCGCGTGTTAAAACTTACTCAGATAATTACTACCCACAGAACAGAGCGTTGTTTAgtcataaaaagtaacttaaacATACCTTATAAAGAACTGGAGGCACGTCCGCGCTGTTGTGATGTGAATATGCTTCTCAAATATAAAGGCAGCTGCAGCGCTAGAGGAGGCGAACGCGGATCATCTGGTCGCGCTTCCTCTTCTGCACTGCTGGACCCGCCCATTTAAATTATGCATGGACGTCCACACCCGCGGCGGAGATGTTATTAATAGTCTTAAAAATTACAATTAGAATGTTCACACGCtgatatatatttgttttaatatgattttgaaatattttcagtaAGTAAAAGGTACACCAGATGCTTATTCAGTAAATTGATTTAAAGGGGTTTACCTTGCTGTGGTGTAGATGTAAACTAGAAGGTCCCCAAATTTGATTAGCCAAGAAGTCTTCGCAAAGTATTGATTAATGTTTATAACGCTCGGCTTGTTTTGGTTCATAGCGGCCAGGAAATTTCTAACTCGGAGTTTGTGGGAACATCTTTGCGTGACGTTCTCTCCACGCGGCATAGTTGCTCCAAGTGGGTTTCTCTCAGTGCTCGTAAGCGAAAAATGGAAAACCCGTAATGGATCTTAAGCCGAGTAATGACGAAACTAGCTGAAATTGTGTCATTTCGCTCCATATATTTACGTTGTTCCATATCGGCACAGCATAATTGGCCTGTTTTCCTGAGAACTAAACAAGCTAGACAATATTTGCCCCCAATGTTTGTGGGATGTCTTTGCGTGGTGGCGTTCTCTCGTTCAACAGCATTGCTCGAAGTGAGTTTCTCTCAGTGCTTGTAAACGAAAAATGGAATACCCGTCTGGAGCCGAGTGATGAAGCAACACTTTTAACTGGAATTGTGTCACTCCGCTCCATATCTTTACATTGGTACAGACCGGTTTTTAGTGCGCTACTGAGGTGACAGTAGCGTACGTTCTTGTTTTTGTCATTGGCAAAGAACTAAACAAACTAGACGATTTTTGTCTGGAAAATAAGTTGGATaatacacaattaatattttacatgTTTACAGAACTGCTGCTAGGGGAGAATTTTCAGACGGAGTTTGTGGGATTTTGAACGTGTTTCGATAGACAGCGTTGCTCAAAGTGGGTTTCTCTCAGTGCTCGTAAGCGGAAAATAGAAAAACCCGTAATGGATCTGGAGCTGAGTGATGATGGAACACTTTTAGCTGGAATTATGTCACTCCGCTATTTACATAGTTTCAGACCGGCTTTTAGTGCGCTACAGAGGTGACACGGACAACTCAGTTGGCTTACGTTCTTGTTTTTTGTCACTGGCAATGAACTAAACAAAGAACTAAACTTACAGAACTGCTGCCTGGGGAGAGTTTTTGGTCTTGGAGTTTGTGGGATTTTGAACGTGTTTTATGTGGCCTTCTCTCAAAAGACAGCATCAGCGATGTTTAAAGTAGGTTTCTCACAGTGCTCGTAAGCGTAAAATAGAAAAAACGTAATGGATCTGGAGCCGAGTGATGACAGAACGCTTTGTGCTGGAATTGTGTCACTCCGCTACATTTACGTTGTTCCAGACCGGCTTTTAAAGTGCTACTGAGGTGACATGTACGACTCAGTTGGCTTACGTTCTCGTTTATTTTtgttgatgcagagctagacaaatcAGCCAATTTTTGtctaaaaaaacatgttaaataaaacatttaagaaaaattttacgtttatccaccttatttttttgattgcggaagtaagctgttttctggtaatgtgttagACTTCCGGTTCATAAACAGCAATAGGTAAATGACGGGAAGAATATGAACTGCAGTAAGCGGTAAATCTGTTTGTACTACAAACGATTGTGtatataattaagataatatatttaaataatatggtaagacacagcaGTTTGcattatcaagcagcaaaaccagttGTTTATGACAGATAAAAATAGCTGTACACGGCTAAAGCCAGACTAATTAAATTTACAAATTGCCGCGCccgctcttacaggaaaaataaggtggatttcctgtaaaaaaaaaaaaaaaatgatcacaaaaaaacaatacataaatgtctttttttaaagCACAGTTAAATTTAAGGCATAGGCTTAGCGGTTTGGTTAGGGTTAATCGGTAGTAATTATAATTATCTTGATATGGGCCTAAATCATGTTAATTTAGAAAAGCTAAGTAATGCGCATGCTTGTGTACTCTAAACGTGCGTCATGTCCCGCGCGTCTCCTGTGTTGCGGAATCTGAATCATTCACTATCTTATCATCAAACTATTCCTTGGTTATATTAGTCAGGCAAAATCCCGAAAGCAACGTGAACACAATGCTTTTAAACCTACAAAATCATAATGCGACAAACTCGGTAAACCACCGCAGCTCTAATTTCCAAACCGACTGCATCAGCAGCAGCGGAAACCGCCGGTGTTGTGCccaattctgacccccgccagattactacccccctagtataggtaggtttagggttaggtgtgggggaggggttaggattaggggtggggttaggattaggcaatcaggtagcgctttcaacgagagggggtcataatttggcaggggtcgaaaaaaggcacaacaccgGCATCTGACTACCTACACAGCCTTCTTCATCGTAGTCGACACCCTGATAACAAACAAGATTTGCCCTGTAGCTCATTAGGTTTTAATCCATGTGTTTGTTTTACTATCAATAAGCAAATAAGGTAATTTACATTACACAAAATAGGGGTTCACCTTTGCACTTTCTGAGAATGTTTTTAAATTATGGGCATCGGTTCACACGGTTTCGACGTTATCATGCGATTTATTAACAGCTTGCATCACACCACAGGCTTCTTATCAAGACATGATAGTCATTCACTTAAGGCCCCTTCATGCATGAAAAGTCAAACATTCCTATGACACTATATCACTTATTTTATATGACACATAATGGAAGCATTTAGCTTTTTCCTCTCTTTTTGTTTTTAGCATTAACATCTGCTGGGCAGAAGAGACTCCTTACATAGCAGGGATATTTTTAAACAGATTTTACCAAACATACTATTAGATAAAAAGAGAAAAAGGGAAGAAAATTAGGTATATAACTAATATGTACACTTAAACTACAAAATGTACCTGTCATTGCATTACAGAATATGGACAGATCTAAATGAGAAAGTCAATCTATCTCAAACAATGAGAAGCAgagtaaaaataaaaagaaagagtTTTAATAATCTTAAAAAATGATTGGCTTCAAATAATCCCAAAGTAAGGATGATAATGGTCAAATCAtgcctcaatttttttttaatattgtgtgtgtgcatgtgtaaaTTAAGCTTATCTGTCTATACACTAAAGCGGATGCAACTTTTTGTTTGTCAGGGCTGTTCTTGTAATCCTCACTTTGAAACCCAATATACTGGAAAAGCAGGAAGGgacttaaaaattaaatatttaatgacATAGTCTTGAAACACAACTTTGTTCTCTAAACTGGTAGAATGAATTCATTACTATATTAAATCTTAAGATTCTacgtatctttttttttttacacttcaagttctcaactattttttttttatatattttgagcTAGGAAAATGTGAAGAGAGACATACTTGATAGACGCAGACGCCAAAATTGATGTGCTTGAAGTGACAATGCTGCCATCGTGTGGTGAAAATCGAAGTAATTGTAGAAAAAGTTGATTACGTTTACCttaatctattttttaaatacaaacgATTAAAaattgtttgatttatttttcaaaaaatcagtCCTCTTTAATGGTCAAATCTGGCTTACTATGGTTCAAAACAGTACAAAATTTGAGTTCCCCAGCTTGTAACAAAAGCAGAAGCTTTTCTGGTGCTAAATAGAATCCTTTTTATCAGATTCCATTAAAAACATCATCAACAACATCATTCATtggaatttttagcatctttactccagtgacatgatcagtcagaaatcattctaatattctgatttgctgctcaaaaacattattattattattattattattattattattattattattattattattatgttgaagtaggtctttttttcttcaggtttttaagatgaaaagaaaaagttcagaagagcagcaattatctgaaatagaaatcttttgtaatactATGTCTTTATtatgacttttgatcaatttaaaacatccttgctaaataaagtattaattttgatcatttctttccccaaaaatataaataaataaataaaaaattatactgactccaagcttttgaatggtatagtatataatgttacaaaagctttttacttcagataaatgttgatctttggatctttctgttcctTGGCTTGTAACAAAAGCAGAAGCTTTTTTAGTGCTAAATAAAAATCCTTTTGATCAGATTTAATTAAAAAGCATACTTGGAAAGTGCTATAGGACCTTAATGCTGTTACAAATGACCTTTTAATAATAGTTTATTGTCATTAATATTAGTAtagttattattagtagtagtatttatgATTAGTAGtagtaaatattaatattatatccaaagtacagaaaaaaatgtaaaaatgtgaaatatttttgcaatttaaagtagttttctattttaacatattttaaaatgtaatttattcctgtgatttttaatattactccagtcacataaaccttcagaaataattcaattattctgatttgctgctcaaaaccatgtattattattatgttgaaaacacctGAGTATatagaaatttaaaaaatctgatatagatatcttttgtaacattataaatgtctttatcttttGATCAAAGATCATTTACCATGATGAAGTCGTGGGGTGTGAAAACAATTTTGTTTATAAAGGCCAAAAGTAGTAAAAAttgtaaatgtaatataaaatcaTAGGAACgctttgttatttatttatgatgACTGGGTTACACATAAACCCAAGTAATACTTTACAAACATCCAACAATATGGATCATAAATGTAATATCTCTGTAACTTTTAAGAGAAGAAGCGAGAAGTATCCTTGAACACGAAcaagtgaaaaagtgaaaaagtcaCAAGGCTAATATGGTTCTAATAGAACTGCTACTACATATAAAGAACCGTTAAATAACTACATTTTACAGTGATACAAAAAAGGTTTAAAATCCAGCAatcatacattaaaaaaaaaaaaaacaaatgtgaccctggaccacaaaattagccataagggtcaattgttttaaattgagatttatacatcatctgaaagctgaataaataagcttttcattgattttaatatgtttagagtaggaaatttactaaatctctttatgcaacatgatctttacttaatatccgaatgatttttgacTTAAAAGAACTACttatgatggttttgtggtcctgggtcacatgttatattttatatttattttaatataattatgtaatatatataattatacaacATTATCCCACTTTACAGTCATACAACAATGTCTGCTTCCTATTTTGTCTCTGTAATGAGGCACATTTCTGAGTAAAACAGGATTTTATTcaagaaaaatcattaaaaacagtatttttgttaggatagaacaatatttggttgagatacaactatttgaaaatctgcaatctgagagtgcaaaaaaatccaaatattgggataatcacctttaaagttgttcaaataaagttctttgcaatgcatataactaatcaaaaattaatttttgatatatttacagtaggaaatttacaaaatgtcttcatgaaacatgatcttactctcccaaagatttttggcataatagaaaaatgtatcattttgacccatacaatgtattgttggctattgctataaatatacctgtgctacttatgattggttttgtggtccaggttcacatgttatattttatattttactatatctTACATATCCGATTTTtataattatgtaatatataGTACTACTTACATTATCCCACTTTACAGTCATGCAACAATGTCCGCTTCCTATTTTGCCTCTGTAATGGGGCACATTTCGGAGTAAAACAGGATTTTATTCAAGAAAAAATCGGATCattaaaaacagtatttttgttaggataggaaaatatttggtcgagatacaactatttgaaaatctgcaatctgagggtgcaaaaaaatccaaatattgagaaaatcgcctttaaagttgttcaaataaagttctttgcaatacatattactaatcaaaaattaatttttgatatatttacagtaggacatttactaaatgtctttatggaacatgatcttaatctcccaatgattttgggcataaaagaaaaatcaatcattttgacccatacaatgtattgttggctattgctacaaatatacatgtgctacttaagactggttttgttgtccagggtcacaaatatggtcAAACAAACAACAGCTGCCAAACAGCTTTCAGCACCCTGGACAGCAGCAGCAACTTGGATTTATTATTTCGGtgaagttattttttttataagatAGTCTGGTTGCACCGCCAGGTGGCATAAAACGAACATATATTGCTCTTCACCTTGTAAAGCAGCTTTAAGTCGCTCAAAGAGCGCAATTTGTCTCTGAATAGTTAGAAATGCTCTAAACGTCAGGAAAGCTGCAAGCGCACAAAATACATCGCAAATAAAGAGAGCGTTTAAACAAATGCTCATTTAACATTCCAATTAGTCAAAGCATCCAGTGCGCATGCGTGGAGGGGATCGTGTACCCCCTGCGCGCAGCTCGGGGCGCATCATTGACAGGTTACTCGCGTTGAACACCTGTAAGATGTACATGGAAACGACAGCTGAGATGCCATTAAGTCCGTGCAGATCCTGTAAAATCTCATCATAATGACTAATTGGACAAACGTGTCCAGCCCGTTCAGCATCACTTTATGCGCTGAGGACATTATGGATAGTAATGCAACAGCTGAGGACTTTGAGTACCCGGTGCATCTCTTCCCAGTCCCTATCCTGACTGGCATCACAGTGACGTGCTCTTTCCTGTTCCTCGTAGGAATTGCCGGGAACCTGTTGACCATCCTGGTGGTCACTAAATACAAAGACATGCGAACCACCACCAACCTTTACCTCTGCAGCATGGCACTTTCAGACCTGCTGATTTTCCTCTGCATGCCGCTCGACCTGTACCGGGTCTGGCGGTACCGACCGTGGAACTTTGGCGACGAGCTCTGCAAACTCTTTCAGTTTGTGAGTGAGAGCTGCACGTACTCCACCATCCTCAACATCACCGCCCTCAGCGTGGAGAGATACTTCGCCATCTGTTTTCCCTTCAGGGCAAAAGTCATCGTCACGCGCGGTCGGGTAAAAGGGGTGATTTTACTCCTCTGGACTGTGGCTCTGTGCAGCGCGGGACCCATTTTCATTCTGGTTGGGGTCGAGCACGAGAACGGCACCAACGCTTGGGAGACCAATGAGTGTAAAGCGACCGAGTATGCCATTCGGTCCGGACTGCTTACTATGATGGTTTGGGTCTCCAGCGTGTTTTTCTTCCTCCCGGTCCTCTGTTTGACAGTGTTGTACAGCCTCATAGGCAGAAGACTGTGGAGAAGAAAGGAGAATCCTGTCGGACCCGTTTCTAGTCGGGATAAGAACAATAAACAAACGGTCAAAATGCTGGGTGAGCTCAAGAATGCCCTGAAAAGTCTGACAAATAATATTTGtgtatttcatttatttacatttaacagGACACACTTGCAAATTAAATTACCTGCCAATTAAATTCCACGTGCAGAATAACGCAATAACAAAAGGTTGTTTAACAATGATTTCTACCAAATATAGCCTATAGGCTACtgataaaacacatttttaaaaaagcatatatatttttttatttattagttttatatttaaatataaatgtactattttttatttattggtaaAGATAATAGGCTATTAACAAAagacacatttttattatttttagaaatatattttattatattttaaataaattattatatatttt
It encodes the following:
- the ghsrb gene encoding growth hormone secretagogue receptor type 1; its protein translation is MTNWTNVSSPFSITLCAEDIMDSNATAEDFEYPVHLFPVPILTGITVTCSFLFLVGIAGNLLTILVVTKYKDMRTTTNLYLCSMALSDLLIFLCMPLDLYRVWRYRPWNFGDELCKLFQFVSESCTYSTILNITALSVERYFAICFPFRAKVIVTRGRVKGVILLLWTVALCSAGPIFILVGVEHENGTNAWETNECKATEYAIRSGLLTMMVWVSSVFFFLPVLCLTVLYSLIGRRLWRRKENPVGPVSSRDKNNKQTVKMLAVVVLAFVLCWLPFHVGRYLFSKSSEANSPLISQISEYCNLVSFVLFYLSAAINPILYNLMSKKYRSAACKLFRVKRAPGRSVQSIVNAESFSVWNEYSWST